A single genomic interval of Xiphophorus couchianus chromosome 2, X_couchianus-1.0, whole genome shotgun sequence harbors:
- the lyrm1 gene encoding LYR motif containing protein 1: MAVSSRSTVLSLYIRVFRIARAWQAQTGAASDSEAERRYIEQEARSLFRQNQPLTDPESIRRCIEECEARIEIGLHYRNPYPRATYLPPLGLATQRGRRLRAQQRLRKQAKPVYLQSHDDT; the protein is encoded by the exons ATGGCGGTGTCCTCTCGCTCCACCGTGTTATCTCTCTACATCCGGGTGTTTCGGATCGCCCGGGCCTGGCAGGCCCAGACCGGCGCCGCGAGCGACTCGGAGGCGGAGAGGCGGTACATCGAGCAAGAGGCCCGGTCTCTGTTCAGGCAGAACCAGCCG CTCACAGATCCAGAATCCATAAGGAGATGCATAGAGGAATGTGAAGCCAGGATAGAAATAG GTCTGCATTACAGGAATCCGTACCCCAGAGCG ACCTACCTGCCTCCTCTGGGTCTGGCCACGCAGCGGGGCAGGCGGCTGCGCGCTCAGCAGCGCCTCCGGAAGCAGGCCAAACCCGTCTACCTGCAGTCCCACGACGACACCTGA